A window of Stenotrophomonas indicatrix genomic DNA:
GACAAGGGCACCCGGCTGATTCTGCGTGACGTGCGCCTGTACAAGATCGACGAAGAGGGTCGGATCGGTACGCTGACCCATGCGGCCACCGCCGAGCATGACAAGGATGGCTGGGTGTTGACCGGCGTGCGCCGTGACACCTTCGGCGAGCGCTCGGCAACGCGCCAGGAAGCGGCCCGTGAGCCGTGGAATTCCAAGCTGGATGCCGGCGCCCTGGCGACCGGCATCGCCAAGCCGCGCAACCTCAGCGTGTCCGAGCTGAGCACCAGCATCGCCTACCGCGAGCGCAACGGGCTGGATGCACGCGACTACGAGGATGTGTACTGGAGCCGCTGGTTCTATCCGTTGAATGTGCTGGCGCTGTGCCTGGCGGCGGTGCCGTTCGCGTTCGGTTCGCTGCGCAGTGGCGGCATGGGCAAGCGCTTGTTCCTGGGCATCCTGTTCGCGCTGGCGTTCTGGCTGCTGCAGCTGTTCTTCGGCCGCATGGCCGGTGCGCTCAAGTTCGACTACCGCATTGCCTATGCGCTGCCGCCGATCGTGATGCTGGCGGTGTCCGGGTTATTGTTCCGGCGCAAATCGGGCTGATTCCGGTAGCGCCGGGCCATGCCCGGCGAAGGTGTGCGATATCCCGCGTCCGCCGGGCATGGCCCGGCGCTGCCAGGACAGGTCAGCGCTTTGGCATCCGCAGCAGCTGCGTGGCACTCGCGCGGTCGTGCCAGGTCAGCCGCTGGCGATCCACCAAGGCCCACCAGAAGCCCAATCCGCCCAGCAGCAACGACAGCGTGGCCACCGCGAAGCGCAGCCACAGCTGGCCGCGTCGCAACGGCGTGCCATCGCGTGATTCCAGCTTCAAGCGCCACGGGCGCATGCCCAGCGTCTGCCCACCGCGCCGCCAGCTGGCGGTGGCATACCACCCGGTCATGGCCCAGCACACCGCCCACAACAGCCATTGCCAGGCACTGAAAGGCGCGATGTTGTCGCGCTGCGCATGGCCACTGAACGTATAGGCCAGGGTGAAGGCCGTGCCGGCCAGCATCCACAAGGCCAGCACCGGCAGCGCGTCATAGATCATCGCCAGCAGGCGCCACAGCAGCAGCGCGCGCGGGCGGGGCGTATCAGCGGCGACGTGGGCCGCATCGGTGGCGGGGCTCGACATGTGCCGAGCATACGCAATGCTGGCCGTGCCCGCAGTTGGCCTCGTATCCTGCGTGCATGGCCGTCACTTCCACCCCCGCCGAACGTCGTCAGCTGGTCCAGCAATTGCCCGAGCTGCGCGGCGAGGACAGCCAGCGCATCCAGCGCT
This region includes:
- the lptG gene encoding LPS export ABC transporter permease LptG, with protein sequence MMLRPMRFDLYLGRAVLGTVLLTWAVLVGLDVLMAFSGEFKDIGKNGYSLGHAAAWVLYTVPRRAYTMFPTAAVIGALMGLGQLAATSELTALRALGLSRKRLSVSVAIALSLLTGLMVISAETLGPWGQNRADSLKMSAKWGTDMAVARYSGLWAREGDTFLNAQSGEEQLVGDKGTRLILRDVRLYKIDEEGRIGTLTHAATAEHDKDGWVLTGVRRDTFGERSATRQEAAREPWNSKLDAGALATGIAKPRNLSVSELSTSIAYRERNGLDARDYEDVYWSRWFYPLNVLALCLAAVPFAFGSLRSGGMGKRLFLGILFALAFWLLQLFFGRMAGALKFDYRIAYALPPIVMLAVSGLLFRRKSG
- a CDS encoding RDD family protein; this encodes MSSPATDAAHVAADTPRPRALLLWRLLAMIYDALPVLALWMLAGTAFTLAYTFSGHAQRDNIAPFSAWQWLLWAVCWAMTGWYATASWRRGGQTLGMRPWRLKLESRDGTPLRRGQLWLRFAVATLSLLLGGLGFWWALVDRQRLTWHDRASATQLLRMPKR